The Malus domestica chromosome 17, GDT2T_hap1 genome contains the following window.
TGATGTCGATGCAGTTGATGTCGATgcaaaagaggaagaagaggaagaggatggTGGCACGGATGTGAAAATGGTCGGGGAGGATGATTTACAGGGACCCAGCGGATTGGAAGAACATAACATTGAATTATGTCTTGGCCAAGATAATGTGGATACGGATGATCTTAAGCAAGAGCAAGACAATGTGGAGAAAACTGATGTTAGGCAAGAGCTAGACATTGTGGATGTAGCTGATGTTAGGCAGGACAATGTGGATAGAACTGATGTTGGGCAAGAAAACCTTGAGAAAGCTGGTGTTGAGAAGGAGCAAGTTGGGGTTGAGGATGTAAtgggttttgaagaatgtaagGTGGAAGAGCCTGGCCATTGGCTTTTGGATGGGAAGAGCAGTGCAAATGAACCTTTTTTGCAGCGGTGTAATCTTGGTGTAGTTAATTTGAGTTGTGGGGAGGAGGGGAAAAAAGATATGGAGTTTGTTGAAAGAATAGATGAAGGAaacgaagaggaagaggaagaggaagaagaagaggacgaGGACGAGGAGGAGCAGGAGGAGGGAGGTTTTCACCTTTCACTTAAGGATATGCCTTTAGAGGGCTTTCATGCAATGGAAGCAGCACATAACCCTCTTAGTTCAGATATGTCAATGCGTGATCAATTTGCTGGGGAGTTTCTTTCTTCAAGGGACGATAGTCGAATGCTTCCTGgtagttcctcattctttggAAATGGTGGTCTTAAGAGAGAGTTTGTCCATGAAAATGCTAACTCTTCTCATCATCCTCTCAATGGTAATAAGCGGTTGAGGATGGGTGGCCCTTGGGATGGTAAGGTCTCCGGTGGTGAATTTGATACATGTTTGGAGCAAGTGCAGCACTGGATAGAAAAGGCTAAGATGGTGTATGCGGAGAAAGAACAAGTTTGCGAGCAATCGATGGTTGGCCAGCAGATGTTACTGGACGAGTTGCACCAAAGGGAGGAGGTGATTGGTCACTTGCAGAAGGCCAAGGCTGAAGAGCAGCAGAAAAGCAAAATGGAGATGTATCGGCTTGAGCATGAACTCTATGTAATGGGAAATCTCTTGGATGGCTATAGGAAGGCTTTAAAGGAAACACAAAAAGCATTTGCTGAATATAGAGCACGTTGTCCGCAAGCTGATGAGCCACTCTACAGGGATGTTCCTGGGTCAGGTGGTCTTGTTTTGAGCACCATGGAACTGGAAAAGCAACGcctaaagaaagaagaagaggaaaggatGACCCGTCTGCTGCTTGAAAAACAGATTAAGGACTTTGAAGCTGGGTGGATTAGTAAATTTGAAGCACACCCCAAGAGTGTTGAATTACTGAGTAACAGGTTGCAAGATGCAGAGTCGGAAGTGAAAGTTCTTATTGAACGGCTTGCAAAACGGAGGATTCCAGAAATACCAGAGTCTGCTCCAAATGAAAATGAATGATGCTTGGTGAGTCATCTGATTGTGCTTCAAATACGCATGTTGTCTTAGTAAGTTATTTGATGCAACTAGTTGTCGTGTTTTGATGCAGTCTCACTTCGTATAATCTGATTAAAAGAGTCAATACCTTAAACGTAAATATCAGGTTGCAGTATTCTTGTTTATTGTCAATTTTTACTTGATTATCAATTGATCATGGTGGCTGTATTGGGAATTATATGTTCATAAATGATTACACTTTCTGTAGTTCCCTTGCAACTGTCTCTCTGTGACGCTATCTATGACCTTTTTGTATTTTGACTCGttataaagtaaaaatattagaTTGAAACATGGCACAACTCAAACATTACCATTCCTTCTACATGAACACAATCCCTAATGGGGATAAACACCGATGCCTTTAATGCCTCACCTAACTATTTTATGCTGGATAAGGAACTGTTTTAAGATCAGATTAGTTGGTGAAGGTTCAGGGGTTGGGACAAGATGTTGTGGAATGGAAAATTTCTTTACATGGAGAGTTATGGTATTTCAAAGCTCCTCTTTGGGTGGGCTCGTTTTATCTGGATAGTTTCTATTGTTGAACATGTCTGTAGACTGTACTAACTTGATAAATGAAAGGAAGATTTAAGTGATATCTTTTGTCGCATGGTCCGCTTAAAGCACGGGGGTGGTTGTGGCTTTTTCTTCATGTGCTTGGAGATTGAAAATGGTTCTTAGTTTCAGACAGAAAAGattcattgatgaattttcaaTTCTTATGTTCTCATATTGCTTTGGCAGGCGTCAAGTATTTTAATCATCCAAGTGGAAATTATAGGTCTAGCAGTGGTGGTAGCCCTGGCCCTTGACCATTGATGCTGATGATTCCTTTTTGGCATTGAAGTTTCTTATATAATTGTCTCCATAAAAAAAGGTGTCATTATTTGTCGTAATGGGATTTCGGCCAATACATTGGCAGAAAATTAGTGTTAGTAAGCAAGAAACTGCACTGAGTAATGATAAAAGCTTAGTTTTATAGATCGTGGTTTAGATTGTGGTTGATGTCAATGTAAAGTCATGACTTTATTTTCATGTTCGAGTTCTGTAACAAGATTTTGAGGAAGctcttaattaatatttaattcgTGAATATCTGGttagtttttaatcattttatcaCATGATGAATTTTTATGCAGGTTAGAGTTCTGCAAACGTATGCCAGAAAGCTTGGTGCAACGTTGGATGGGATGGGGAGGCAATATACAAGGAAGATCAGTGTTTTTTGCAGTGTTTGTGGCTGACAGCAGCCTCTTACTTAACTGGAAGTCAGTCGGCTTTGTGCTGTAGGTCATATACTAGTTCGAACTGTATCCATAGTGTACATATATTTGAAGCTTTTGCACATCAGGATATGCTTCTCAGTGCTAATGAATGATAAACAAGCTGCTTAACTTATCTTCGTTTCCACATCATTTGTCTAAGATCGCTTGTATTTATAATCCGGCGTTGAACCAGTTTGATCTGCTGGACTGATGCCTTATAAACCGCGAATACCTGTTTGAAAGTGAACAGGATTTGCGGATAAAAGCTCTTGCATACAAGGGCTCCCGCAGTAGAATTTGTGCATAAACCGCTGACCGATCCCTTCATGTTTTGCGGATAACATTCCCTCAAAAGTATCTGAGAACATAGAGATAATCTTCTTGACTGCGGTCGCTGCACTGCATCAGCCTTTCTCTGCATGTGAGTCCCCTGCAAACGCTCTTATCAGTGAGAGGCTGATGCAGCGGCCGCTCACATAATTTCATCATAGAAGATCCAACGTCACTTGTTGAATCAGAGCGAAACTCTATACTATCGGTAAATTGAAGTCGCAACCCCAGCAATGGAGAATATCAGAAATTATGTTGAGCAAATCGGAAAGAAATGCAGAGTACAGGTAAGTAAAGAAGATAGGGAGGTAAAATAGGGGGGTTGATCTAGAAAACATACATCTATTCAAATAGTGGGAAAAGATACTTcgataataaataaaaattcagagCATAAATGGAGCTCTGCAACAGAAATTCTTTGGCTACAATGTCTAGAAAGCACAAGACACTTCTACGATCGCCCCATTTACAAACCTCAGCTAAAACTGGTGTGTTGAATCAGAATTTCATCGAAGAAACTGCTTGAACCCCATGCGATAACTCTGTTAGCGACAATCTCAAGCAGCCAGGTCGCAAGGATCAAAGTTGGCTCGACTTTCATGCTGCTCCACTACACCATCCGGGCAAGGAGGAAGAGATTTACATGCACTTGTTTCAGTCGCTTAACACTATTTGGAACCGGGCCCAAAAGAAGAGTTGTTCTCAAAGCCCCCTGGGACAAACACAGGAAGCTGGTTTGAGGTAGAATCACGTTTGAACCTGGATTCCCTAGGCAAGTTCAGCCCTGCCCTCTCTTGGCCCTCTCTAGAACCCGAATCCCTTTCATTTCTTAAGTTATCCCTAACTGGTGCACTCAAAAGCGGGCCACCAAAGAATATAGAATCCCCTGTGTACAGCAGTTTCTCCGCTTGTTGTGCTGGAGGCTTCGCTGCAGAAGATGAAGCCTCCTGTGGCGGAATAACTGGTCTTCTACTATAGCTTGCTTCTGCATTAGGAT
Protein-coding sequences here:
- the LOC103432156 gene encoding uncharacterized protein — its product is MATPPAVIPDVTMTQIEEEEEEAPQQDNPNSEPPQSQSKTLTLEPHQDQEIQLNPSLQSEPNPKPKSDDIPARSPRGTTTTTTTTITFFRRGTNRNKSGSKRKAASSGNRKAQQKAQQKLQTQRETLNPIPFVPSKHLDFEKHEKLLKWLNLWDFVHIEFDRNLRVDLLAQLISNFNPNLRGSYVNGSKVMVNRADLARALKLPSKQVKKGGAVALPDGAEEPPAEAASEESIAFIEELVSNWVLLHEDTWMMPSEVLNWTKAIKEGQFVKVDWAGLIWFMVEKELVQAPKLGDCYYASHLQCLIKSQREDFFMVKEQETPLVDVDAVDVDAVDVDAVDVDAKEEEEEEDGGTDVKMVGEDDLQGPSGLEEHNIELCLGQDNVDTDDLKQEQDNVEKTDVRQELDIVDVADVRQDNVDRTDVGQENLEKAGVEKEQVGVEDVMGFEECKVEEPGHWLLDGKSSANEPFLQRCNLGVVNLSCGEEGKKDMEFVERIDEGNEEEEEEEEEEDEDEEEQEEGGFHLSLKDMPLEGFHAMEAAHNPLSSDMSMRDQFAGEFLSSRDDSRMLPGSSSFFGNGGLKREFVHENANSSHHPLNGNKRLRMGGPWDGKVSGGEFDTCLEQVQHWIEKAKMVYAEKEQVCEQSMVGQQMLLDELHQREEVIGHLQKAKAEEQQKSKMEMYRLEHELYVMGNLLDGYRKALKETQKAFAEYRARCPQADEPLYRDVPGSGGLVLSTMELEKQRLKKEEEERMTRLLLEKQIKDFEAGWISKFEAHPKSVELLSNRLQDAESEVKVLIERLAKRRIPEIPESAPNENE